From the Pseudomonas sp. VD-NE ins genome, the window ACCATCGGTACCTTTCATCAGTTCGGCCAGTTCCTGCAGTTGCAGGTCGATAACCATGCGCTCTTCGGCGTCGAGCAGACGCTCGCCATCCACCTCCAGAGCGCCCTGCACCGCTTCGATCAGGCGCTGGGCATCGACTTGCTGCTCGCGAAGAACGCGGGCGACCTTGTCGTCGTTGGCGTGCTGGAACGAATCTTTCAGCATCTTGGCGATTTCGCCGTCGGTCAGACCGTAGGACGGCTTGACCTGAATGCTCGCCTCAACGCCCGAACCCAGTTCACGCGCGGAAACACTGAGCAGACCGTCGGCATCGACCTGGAAGGTCACGCGAATCTTCGCTGCACCGGCCACCATCGCTGGGATGCCACGCAATTCGAAGCGCGCCAGGGAACGGCAGTCGCTGATCAGCTCGCGCTCGCCCTGCAATACGTGGATCGCCATGGCCGACTGGCCATCTTTGTACGTAGTGAAATCCTGCGCGCGAGCGACGGGGATAGTGGTGTTGCGCGGAATCACCTTCTCCATCAGCCCGCCCATGGTTTCCAGCCCCAGGGACAGCGGAATCACGTCGAGCAGCAGCAGTTCACCGCCATCGCGCTTGTTGCCAGCCAGGGTATCGGCCTGGATCGCAGCACCGATGGCCACCACTTGATCCGGGTCGATTTCAGTCAGAGGCTGACGACCGAAGGCTTCAGCAACGGCTTCGCGAACACGCGGAACGCGGGTCGAACCGCCGACCATGACCACGGCGTGCACGTCTTCCAGCTCGACACCGGAATCGCGAACGGCGCGGCGGCAGGCTTTCAGGCTGCGCGCGACCATTGGCTCGATCAGCGCATCGAAAGCTTCGCGGGTCAGCGGCGCTTTCCAGTCGCCGTAGGCCACTTCAACGCTCGCCGCATCGGTCAGGGCTTCTTTGGCCGCGCAAGCGGTTTGCAGCAGATTGCGTTGTGCACCTGGATCGAGATCGGCGGACAGGCCCGCGTTCTCGATGATCCAGCCAGCAATCGCGTGGTCAAAGTCGTCGCCGCCCAGCGCGCTGTCGCCGCCCGTGGCCAGAACTTCGAAAACACCGCCAGTCAGACGCAGAATCGAAATATCGAAAGTACCGCCGCCCAGATCATAAATAGCGACCAGGCCTTCAGCATGCTGATCCAGACCGTACGCCACAGCGGCGGCAGTCGGCTCATTGAGCAGGCGCAGCACGTTCAGTCCGGCCAATTTGGCCGCATCTTTGGTGGCTTGACGCTGAGCATCGTCGAAATACGCCGGAACGGTGATCACCGCACCCACCAGTTCGCCACCCAACGTCGCTTCAGCGCGCTGACGCAGGACCTTGAGGATATCGGCGGAGACTTCGACCGGGCTTTTCGGGCCTTGCACGGTGTCGATGAACGGCATGTGCGACTCGCCACCGACAAAGCGGTATGGCAGTTGCTCGCCCAATTGCTTGACGTCGGACAGACCGCGTCCCATCAAGCGCTTGACCGACAGCACGGTGTTCAACGGATCGGAAGCAGCAGCCAGCTTGGCCGACTCGCCGACTTCAACGCGATCGGCGTGATAACGCACGGCGGACGGCAGGATGACCTGCCCGTTTGCGTCAGCCAACGGCTCGGAAAGACCACTGCGCAACGCAGCGACCAGCGAATTGGTAGTGCCCAAGTCGATCCCCACAGCCAGACGACGCTGGTGCGGTTGAGGACTTTGGCCGGGTTCGGCGATCTGCAGTAGGGCCATCGTGATCAGGACTTATCTGTATATCAGGCGTGCGACCGGAGCGGCACTGGGTTAATCGTCGAGGCGCTCTTCTAACTGGCGCACTTCGTAGGTGAGCTTGTCGAGGAACTGCATGCGCCGCATCAGGCGTTCGGCCTGTTCGCGTTGCGCTGCGTCATCCCAACAGGCTGCGAAGCTTTCATTGAGTTCTTCCTGAGCCACTTTCAAGCGTCGCTTGAACACCGCGACACCGTCGAGGTCGGCACTGTCCTGGAGGTCTTCGAGCTCTTCGCGCCATTGCATCTGCTGCAGAAGAAACTCGGGATCATGGACCGTGACTTCCATCGGCACTTCATGCCCGCTGATGGTCAGCAGGTAGCGTGCGCGCTGGGCCGGACTCTTGAGCGTCTGATAGGCGTCGTTGAGCCGTGCAGACTGCTCGAGTGCCGACCGCTGCTCACGCTCGGAAGCGTCGGCAAAGCGGTCAGGATGAACGCCGCGCGCCAACTCACGATAGCGCGTGGCCAACTGCTCGAGATCCAGACGGAAACCCGGTTGCAGCTCGAATAAAGCGAAATGACAAGGAATACCCACGACAAGCCTCAGATGTTGAAGCTTTCGCCGCAGCCACATTCACCGCGTACGTTGGGGTTGTTGAACTTGAAGCCTTCGTTCAACCCTTCCTTGACGAAATCGAGCTCGGTGCCGTCCAGGTAGGCGAGGCTTTTCGGGTCGATGATCACTTTTTCGCCGTGACTCTCGAACACCTGATCCTCTGCAACCACCTCGTCGACAAACTCCAGCACGTAGGCAAGGCCGGAACAGCCTGTGGTGCGAACACCCAGACGAATCCCTTCACCTTTGCCGCGCCCGTCGAGGGAGCGCCGCACGTGTCGAGCAGCCGCTTCTGTCATGCTGATAGCCATCGGTGACTCCTTACTCGTCGCCAAATCCAGAAAGTCAGATCAAGCCTTTCTTCTGCTTGTAATCGCGAACAGCCGCCTTGATAGCGTCTTCAGCCAGTACCGAGCAGTGAATTTTCACTGGCGGCAGGGCCAGTTCTTCGGCCAACTGAGTGTTCTTGATGGTTTCTGCTTCGTCCAGGGTCTTGCCCTTCATCCACTCGGTGGCGAGGGAGCTGGAAGCGATAGCCGAACCGCAGCCGTAGGTCTTGAACTTGGCATCTTCGATGATGCCAGCGTCGTTGACCTTGATTTGCAGACGCATCACGTCGCCGCACGCCGGTGCGCCGACCATACCGGTGCCGACATCAGGATCTTCCGCGTTCATCTTGCCGACGTTGCGCGGGTTTTCGTAGTGGTCGATGACCTTTTCGCTGTAAGCCATGATTCTCAATCCTCACTCATCAGGGCCGCTCTTGAGACCCTGCAACTGCGCTGCGTAAACCGCCGCGTCGCTACAGGATCTGTATCTGGCGGCTTCTATATTTAGTGTGCCGCCCACTCGATTTTCGAGATATCGACGCCGTCTTTGTACATGTCCCACAGCGGCGACAGAGCGCGCAGCTTGGTAACGGCCTCGCAGACTTTCTGCGCGGCGTAGTCGATTTCTTCTTCGGTGGTGAAACGGCCGAAGGTGAAGCGGATCGAACTGTGTGCCAGTTCGTCGTTGCGGCCCAGGGCGCGCAGTACGTACGAAGGCTCCAGCGACGCCGAGGTGCACGCCGAACCGGACGATACCGCCAGATCCTTGAGCGCCATGATCAGCGACTCGCCTTCAACGTAGTTGAAGCTCAGGTTCAGGTTGTGCGGAACGCGGGCGGTCAGGCTGCCGTTGACGTACAGCTCTTCCAGATGCTCGACCTGCTTGTAGAAACGGTCGCTCAAGGCTTTGATACGGACGTTTTCGGCAGCCATGTCTTCTTTGGCTACACGGAACGCTTCGCCCATGCCGACGATCTGGTGGGTCGCCAGAGTGCCGGAACGCATGCCGCGCTCGTGACCGCCGCCGTGCATGGTCGCTTCGATGCGCACACGCGGCTTGCGGCTGACGTACAGCGCGCCGATGCCTTTAGGGCCGTAGGTTTTGTGGGCGGAGAACGACATCATGTCGACTTTCAGCTTCTGCAGGTCGATGTCGACCTTGCCAGTGGACTGAGCAGCGTCGACGTGGAACAGAACGCCCTTGGCGCGGAGCATTTCGCCAATAGCGGCGATGTCGTTGACGGTGCCGATTTCGTTGTTCACGTGCATCACGGAGACCAGGATGGTGTCTTCGCGCAGTGCAGCTTCAATCATGGCCGGGGTGATCAGACCGTCTTCGGTCGGCTCGAGGTAGGTGACCTCAAAACCTTCACGCTCCAGTTGGCGCATGGTGTCGAGGACAGCCTTGTGCTCAATCTTCGAGGTGATCAGGTGCTTGCCCTTGGAGCCGTAGAAATGCGCCGCACCCTTGATTGCCAGGTTGTCGGATTCGGTAGCGCCTGAGGTCCAGACGATTTCGCGCGGGTCGGCATTGACCAAATCGGCCACCTGACGACGGGCGTTTTCGACGGACTCTTCAGCTTTCCAGCCGAACACGTGGGAACGGGACGCCGGGTTACCGAAGTTTCCGTCAACCAGCAGGCATTCACTCATTTTTTGCGCAACACGCGGATCAACCGGGGTGGTCGCAGAGTAATCAAGGTAAATCGGCAATTTCATGGACTATCTCCTAAATCAGGGCTGGCGTGCCGCTAGCTCTCTGGCTGTCATTCGACGGCGGACGCTTCAATCTTGTCCAGGCGTGGCGCCTTGCTATTGCAACGGCGCTGGTCCTGACGCTGGGCTACTTCTTGCACCTCACGGCGAGTCACAAGATCAGCCAAGCTGATACCACTTAGAAATTCGTGAATCTGCAGGCTCAAATCGCACCACAGATGATGGGTCAGGCAGGTGTCGCCGGAATGGCAATCGCCCTGGCCCTGGCATTTGGTGGCATCAACCGATTCGTTTACCGCATCGATCACCTGAGCAACCTGGATGCCCTGCATGTCGCGGGACAACTGGTAGCCACCACCCGGGCCGCGAACACTGGAAACCAGGTTGCTGCGACGCAGCTTGGCGAACAGCTGTTCGAGGTAGGACAGGGAGATGCCTTGGCGCTCGGAGATATCGGCCAGGGACACGGGCCCGTGCTGCGCGTGCAACGCCAGGTCAAGCATGGCGGTCACGGCGTATCGGCCTTTTGTAGTCAGTCGCATGGACAGTTACCACGGAGTTCAGAATGGGGCGAGTATGCAATTCCCGAGTATTTAAGTCAACTTTAAGACCTAGTACTTTAGTCAGGATTACCCGCAAAAGAGCGCGCGAATGATAGCAGGGTCTGCGGCGTAATGGCACACCGGCCGGCGCAAGCCTCTGTAGGAGCTGCCGAAGGCTGCGATCTTTTGACGTTGCCTTCCATAAGATCAAAAGATCGCAGCCTTCGGCAGCTCCTACAGGGGCGCTAGCTGGCTTTGGATTCGTCTTTGCCTTTGACGCAGGCGAAGTCTTCTTCGCGCAGTTCAGGCAGATCTTTCGCACAATAATT encodes:
- the hscA gene encoding Fe-S protein assembly chaperone HscA, with translation MALLQIAEPGQSPQPHQRRLAVGIDLGTTNSLVAALRSGLSEPLADANGQVILPSAVRYHADRVEVGESAKLAAASDPLNTVLSVKRLMGRGLSDVKQLGEQLPYRFVGGESHMPFIDTVQGPKSPVEVSADILKVLRQRAEATLGGELVGAVITVPAYFDDAQRQATKDAAKLAGLNVLRLLNEPTAAAVAYGLDQHAEGLVAIYDLGGGTFDISILRLTGGVFEVLATGGDSALGGDDFDHAIAGWIIENAGLSADLDPGAQRNLLQTACAAKEALTDAASVEVAYGDWKAPLTREAFDALIEPMVARSLKACRRAVRDSGVELEDVHAVVMVGGSTRVPRVREAVAEAFGRQPLTEIDPDQVVAIGAAIQADTLAGNKRDGGELLLLDVIPLSLGLETMGGLMEKVIPRNTTIPVARAQDFTTYKDGQSAMAIHVLQGERELISDCRSLARFELRGIPAMVAGAAKIRVTFQVDADGLLSVSARELGSGVEASIQVKPSYGLTDGEIAKMLKDSFQHANDDKVARVLREQQVDAQRLIEAVQGALEVDGERLLDAEERMVIDLQLQELAELMKGTDGYAIEQQTKRLSQVTDAFAARRMDLTVKAALSGRNLNEIEDI
- the hscB gene encoding co-chaperone HscB encodes the protein MGIPCHFALFELQPGFRLDLEQLATRYRELARGVHPDRFADASEREQRSALEQSARLNDAYQTLKSPAQRARYLLTISGHEVPMEVTVHDPEFLLQQMQWREELEDLQDSADLDGVAVFKRRLKVAQEELNESFAACWDDAAQREQAERLMRRMQFLDKLTYEVRQLEERLDD
- the iscA gene encoding iron-sulfur cluster assembly protein IscA, yielding MAISMTEAAARHVRRSLDGRGKGEGIRLGVRTTGCSGLAYVLEFVDEVVAEDQVFESHGEKVIIDPKSLAYLDGTELDFVKEGLNEGFKFNNPNVRGECGCGESFNI
- the iscU gene encoding Fe-S cluster assembly scaffold IscU, giving the protein MAYSEKVIDHYENPRNVGKMNAEDPDVGTGMVGAPACGDVMRLQIKVNDAGIIEDAKFKTYGCGSAIASSSLATEWMKGKTLDEAETIKNTQLAEELALPPVKIHCSVLAEDAIKAAVRDYKQKKGLI
- a CDS encoding IscS subfamily cysteine desulfurase, with the translated sequence MKLPIYLDYSATTPVDPRVAQKMSECLLVDGNFGNPASRSHVFGWKAEESVENARRQVADLVNADPREIVWTSGATESDNLAIKGAAHFYGSKGKHLITSKIEHKAVLDTMRQLEREGFEVTYLEPTEDGLITPAMIEAALREDTILVSVMHVNNEIGTVNDIAAIGEMLRAKGVLFHVDAAQSTGKVDIDLQKLKVDMMSFSAHKTYGPKGIGALYVSRKPRVRIEATMHGGGHERGMRSGTLATHQIVGMGEAFRVAKEDMAAENVRIKALSDRFYKQVEHLEELYVNGSLTARVPHNLNLSFNYVEGESLIMALKDLAVSSGSACTSASLEPSYVLRALGRNDELAHSSIRFTFGRFTTEEEIDYAAQKVCEAVTKLRALSPLWDMYKDGVDISKIEWAAH
- the iscR gene encoding Fe-S cluster assembly transcriptional regulator IscR, giving the protein MRLTTKGRYAVTAMLDLALHAQHGPVSLADISERQGISLSYLEQLFAKLRRSNLVSSVRGPGGGYQLSRDMQGIQVAQVIDAVNESVDATKCQGQGDCHSGDTCLTHHLWCDLSLQIHEFLSGISLADLVTRREVQEVAQRQDQRRCNSKAPRLDKIEASAVE